A single region of the Kryptolebias marmoratus isolate JLee-2015 linkage group LG10, ASM164957v2, whole genome shotgun sequence genome encodes:
- the srrm1 gene encoding serine/arginine repetitive matrix protein 1 isoform X3, whose product MDAGFFRGTSAEQDNRFSNKQKKLLKQLKFAECLDKKVDMTKVNLEVIKPWITQRVTEILGFEDDVVIEFIFNQLEEKHPDSKMMQINLTGFLNGKNAREFMKDLWPLLLSAQENIAGIPSAFLEQKKEEIRQRQIEQEKLASLRKVDEDKKDKDTRERAQSKSPRRRKTRSPSPRRRSPAKRERKRSPSRSPRRKPSPVTESSPPPPLMQSSTRISQPPEEPDTSGKSPTEPVIQEASSTDDAVVESAVADSVSEVKDTEPGEKSLKKEERPRSRERDVRREKPHYRSRSRSHSRPRRRRSRSRSYSPRRRQSPRRRMSPRRRSPPRRGPTGSRHRHRRSPVRSSSGSRSPKKPVKKVLTPPRKQVHRLDTSISPAAKDKRSPSPRARRGRGSPSPPRSSGLKQKQGGRDDFPPDYAKTRPSEGSESEEEQNEKGAAADSVQQRRQYRRQNQQSSSDSGSSSSEDEGPKRPTTGPGARNGEVRRRRSRTPSPRRRHRDASPRRRRSPSPGRRRRSPSPPRRRRSPSPLRRRSPSPPPRHRSLSPRRYSPPIQRRYSPSPLPPQKRKMSGSPTKRSSPGPKRRTSRSPKRRISPPPRRRSPPSSISPPRHRGGSPMLSSARPSRDTRSPVAGARRLSPSPANRSHAVRRSTSPQGRFASSSMSPSNQRRQQSPSHSSKLIRRVSRTPEPRNKRASPSPKHMRRASSRSVSPQPAAQKRPAPASASPSPRSASGSPPPPPAKKVNSGSGSQSPTKTSDVEGGGKKKKKKKKEKKHKKEKKHKKHKKHKKEKSSTAVTAETQENRGAEEDGDSRKESDSEVDDSLDDLEKHLREKALRSMRKAQISPTQMS is encoded by the exons ATGGACGCGGGATTCTTCCGC ggtACGAGTGCGGAGCAAGACAACCGGTTCagcaacaagcagaaaaaactcctgaagcagctgaaattcGCAGAATGTCTGGACAAGAAG GTGGACATGACCAAAGTGAACCTAGAAGTCATCAAACCCTGGATTACCCAACGTGTGACAGAGATTCTGGGCTTTGAGGACGATGTGGTCATAGAGTTTATATTCAACCAACTTGAAGAAAAG CACCCTGATAGCAAGATGATGCAGATCAACCTGACAGGGTTCCTGAACGGGAAGAATGCCCGCGAGTTCATGAAAGACCTGTGGCCCCTGCTATTGAGTGCCCAAGAGAACATTGCTGGCATCCCCTCTGCTTTTCTGGaacaaaagaaagaggaaatCAGACAGAGACAG ATTGAACAAGAGAAACTTGCATCCCTGAGAAAGGTGGATGAGGATAAGAAGGATAAGGACACCAGAGAGAGGGCTCAGTCAAAGAGTCCAAGAAG GCGGAAGACGAGGTCACCATCACCGCGGCGAAGATCACCTGCAAAGCGGGAAAGGAAACGCAGCCCATCACGATCTCCAAGACGCAAACCCAGTCCAGTTACTGAGAGCTCACCCCCTCCACCTTTGATGCAGTCTTCCACAAGAATTTCACAACCGCCGGAGGAGCCAGATACATCCGGAAAAAGCCCAACAGAGCCAGTCATCCAAGAAGCTTCTTCTACTGA tgATGCTGTTGTAGAGTCTGCAGTTGCAGACTCTGTATCTGAGGTTAAAGATACAGAGCCCGGAGAAAAGTCTCTCAAGAAAGAAGAAAGGCCAAGGTCTCGTGAACGGGACGTGAGGAGAGAAAAACCTCATTACCGTTCTCGCTCCCGCTCTCATTCTCGCCCCCGCAGACGACGCTCCCGTTCAAG ATCTTACTCCCCTCGTAGAAGACAAAGTCCCAGGAGGAGAATGTCACCCCGTCGAAGGAGTCCTCCTCGGCGTGGCCCCACTGGTTCCAGACACCGACACAGGCGCTCTCCTGTCCGCAG CTCCTCTGGTTCACGCTCACCTAAAAAACCTGTGAAAAAAGTATTGACACCACCTCGAAAGCAAGTCCATCGTCTCGACACCTCCATCAGCCCTGCAGCAAAGGACAAACGATCACCATCTCCACGGGCAAGAAGAGGTCGAGGCTCTCCTTCGCCTCCCAGATCATCAG ggttaaagcaaaaacaaggaGGAAGGGATGATTTTCCACCTGATTATGCAAAGACCAGACCGTCTGAGGGGTCTGAGTCCG AGGAGGAACAAAACGAAAAGGGGGCAGCAGCAGATTCGGTGCAGCAGAGACGTCAGTATCGCAGACAGAATCAGCAGTCTTCTTCAG ATTCAGGATCTTCCTCCTCAGAAGATGAGGGGCCCAAGAGACCAACCACGGGGCCTGGTGCCAGAAATGGTGAAGTCCGGAGGAGACGTAGCCGTACCCCCTCACCTCGTAGGCGACACAGGGATGCCTCCCCGAG GAGAAGACGTTCCCCGTCTCCTGGGCGCAGACGTCGCTCCCCCTCTCCCCCACGGCGTCGCAGATCTCCCTCTCCTCTTAGACGCAG gTCTCCTTCCCCACCACCTCGACATAGATCCTTGTCCCCCAGACGTTATTCCCCCCCTATTCAGCGTCGCTACAGCCCCTCACCTCTGCCTCCACAGAAGAGGAAGATGTCAGGTTCACCCACAAAACGCTCTTCTCCAGGTCCCAAGCGACGCACCTCTAGGTCTCCTAAACGCAGAATCTCTCCCCCACCGAGACGACGCTCTCCTCCTTCTTCTATTTCTCCACCTAGACACAGGGGGGGGAGCCCCATGCTGTCCTCTGCCAGGCCGAGCAGGGACACACGATCCCCCGTTGCAGGTGCCAGACGCCTCTCCCCATCGCCCGCGAACCGCAGTCACGCTGTTAGGCGATCCACTAGTCCCCAGGGACGCTTTGCTTCCTCGAGTATGTCTCCATCTAACCAGAGGAGACAACAGTCCCCTTCACACAGCAGTAAGCTCATCCGCAGGGTGTCTCGCACCCCAGAGCCACGCAACAAGAG AGCCTCACCAAGTCCTAAGCATATGAGGAGAGCGTCCTCCAGATCGGTTTCCCCTCAGCCAGCTGCTCAGAAACGTCCAGCCCCTGCATCTGCCTCCCCATCTCCTCGCTCTGCCAGTGGGTCTCCTCCACCGCCCCCAGCCAAAAAAGTCAATAGTGGTTCTGGCAGTCAGTCTCCAACCAAG ACTTCGGATGTTGAAGGtggtggaaagaaaaagaagaagaagaagaaggaaaagaaacacaagaaagagaagaaacacaaaaagcacaagaagcacaaaaaggaaaaaagcagcaCCGCTGTGACAGCAGAGACTCAAGAGAACCGCGGCGCCGAGGAGGATGGTGACTCACGAAAG GAATCAGACAGTGAAGTTGACGACAGCTTGGATGATCTGGAGAAGCACCTTCGAGAGAAGGCCCTGCGCTCAATGAGGAAGGCCCAGATATCTCCAACGCAGATGTCATGA
- the srrm1 gene encoding serine/arginine repetitive matrix protein 1 isoform X1, giving the protein MDAGFFRGTSAEQDNRFSNKQKKLLKQLKFAECLDKKVDMTKVNLEVIKPWITQRVTEILGFEDDVVIEFIFNQLEEKHPDSKMMQINLTGFLNGKNAREFMKDLWPLLLSAQENIAGIPSAFLEQKKEEIRQRQIEQEKLASLRKVDEDKKDKDTRERAQSKSPRRRKTRSPSPRRRSPAKRERKRSPSRSPRRKPSPVTESSPPPPLMQSSTRISQPPEEPDTSGKSPTEPVIQEASSTDDAVVESAVADSVSEVKDTEPGEKSLKKEERPRSRERDVRREKPHYRSRSRSHSRPRRRRSRSRSYSPRRRQSPRRRMSPRRRSPPRRGPTGSRHRHRRSPVRRRRSRSASSSGSSSSGSRSPKKPVKKVLTPPRKQVHRLDTSISPAAKDKRSPSPRARRGRGSPSPPRSSGLKQKQGGRDDFPPDYAKTRPSEGSESEEEQNEKGAAADSVQQRRQYRRQNQQSSSDSGSSSSEDEGPKRPTTGPGARNGEVRRRRSRTPSPRRRHRDASPRRRRSPSPGRRRRSPSPPRRRRSPSPLRRRSPSPPPRHRSLSPRRYSPPIQRRYSPSPLPPQKRKMSGSPTKRSSPGPKRRTSRSPKRRISPPPRRRSPPSSISPPRHRGGSPMLSSARPSRDTRSPVAGARRLSPSPANRSHAVRRSTSPQGRFASSSMSPSNQRRQQSPSHSSKLIRRVSRTPEPRNKRASPSPKHMRRASSRSVSPQPAAQKRPAPASASPSPRSASGSPPPPPAKKVNSGSGSQSPTKTSDVEGGGKKKKKKKKEKKHKKEKKHKKHKKHKKEKSSTAVTAETQENRGAEEDGDSRKESDSEVDDSLDDLEKHLREKALRSMRKAQISPTQMS; this is encoded by the exons ATGGACGCGGGATTCTTCCGC ggtACGAGTGCGGAGCAAGACAACCGGTTCagcaacaagcagaaaaaactcctgaagcagctgaaattcGCAGAATGTCTGGACAAGAAG GTGGACATGACCAAAGTGAACCTAGAAGTCATCAAACCCTGGATTACCCAACGTGTGACAGAGATTCTGGGCTTTGAGGACGATGTGGTCATAGAGTTTATATTCAACCAACTTGAAGAAAAG CACCCTGATAGCAAGATGATGCAGATCAACCTGACAGGGTTCCTGAACGGGAAGAATGCCCGCGAGTTCATGAAAGACCTGTGGCCCCTGCTATTGAGTGCCCAAGAGAACATTGCTGGCATCCCCTCTGCTTTTCTGGaacaaaagaaagaggaaatCAGACAGAGACAG ATTGAACAAGAGAAACTTGCATCCCTGAGAAAGGTGGATGAGGATAAGAAGGATAAGGACACCAGAGAGAGGGCTCAGTCAAAGAGTCCAAGAAG GCGGAAGACGAGGTCACCATCACCGCGGCGAAGATCACCTGCAAAGCGGGAAAGGAAACGCAGCCCATCACGATCTCCAAGACGCAAACCCAGTCCAGTTACTGAGAGCTCACCCCCTCCACCTTTGATGCAGTCTTCCACAAGAATTTCACAACCGCCGGAGGAGCCAGATACATCCGGAAAAAGCCCAACAGAGCCAGTCATCCAAGAAGCTTCTTCTACTGA tgATGCTGTTGTAGAGTCTGCAGTTGCAGACTCTGTATCTGAGGTTAAAGATACAGAGCCCGGAGAAAAGTCTCTCAAGAAAGAAGAAAGGCCAAGGTCTCGTGAACGGGACGTGAGGAGAGAAAAACCTCATTACCGTTCTCGCTCCCGCTCTCATTCTCGCCCCCGCAGACGACGCTCCCGTTCAAG ATCTTACTCCCCTCGTAGAAGACAAAGTCCCAGGAGGAGAATGTCACCCCGTCGAAGGAGTCCTCCTCGGCGTGGCCCCACTGGTTCCAGACACCGACACAGGCGCTCTCCTGTCCGCAG GAGACGTTCTCGTTCTGCTTCATCTTCTGGCAGCAGCTCCTCTGGTTCACGCTCACCTAAAAAACCTGTGAAAAAAGTATTGACACCACCTCGAAAGCAAGTCCATCGTCTCGACACCTCCATCAGCCCTGCAGCAAAGGACAAACGATCACCATCTCCACGGGCAAGAAGAGGTCGAGGCTCTCCTTCGCCTCCCAGATCATCAG ggttaaagcaaaaacaaggaGGAAGGGATGATTTTCCACCTGATTATGCAAAGACCAGACCGTCTGAGGGGTCTGAGTCCG AGGAGGAACAAAACGAAAAGGGGGCAGCAGCAGATTCGGTGCAGCAGAGACGTCAGTATCGCAGACAGAATCAGCAGTCTTCTTCAG ATTCAGGATCTTCCTCCTCAGAAGATGAGGGGCCCAAGAGACCAACCACGGGGCCTGGTGCCAGAAATGGTGAAGTCCGGAGGAGACGTAGCCGTACCCCCTCACCTCGTAGGCGACACAGGGATGCCTCCCCGAG GAGAAGACGTTCCCCGTCTCCTGGGCGCAGACGTCGCTCCCCCTCTCCCCCACGGCGTCGCAGATCTCCCTCTCCTCTTAGACGCAG gTCTCCTTCCCCACCACCTCGACATAGATCCTTGTCCCCCAGACGTTATTCCCCCCCTATTCAGCGTCGCTACAGCCCCTCACCTCTGCCTCCACAGAAGAGGAAGATGTCAGGTTCACCCACAAAACGCTCTTCTCCAGGTCCCAAGCGACGCACCTCTAGGTCTCCTAAACGCAGAATCTCTCCCCCACCGAGACGACGCTCTCCTCCTTCTTCTATTTCTCCACCTAGACACAGGGGGGGGAGCCCCATGCTGTCCTCTGCCAGGCCGAGCAGGGACACACGATCCCCCGTTGCAGGTGCCAGACGCCTCTCCCCATCGCCCGCGAACCGCAGTCACGCTGTTAGGCGATCCACTAGTCCCCAGGGACGCTTTGCTTCCTCGAGTATGTCTCCATCTAACCAGAGGAGACAACAGTCCCCTTCACACAGCAGTAAGCTCATCCGCAGGGTGTCTCGCACCCCAGAGCCACGCAACAAGAG AGCCTCACCAAGTCCTAAGCATATGAGGAGAGCGTCCTCCAGATCGGTTTCCCCTCAGCCAGCTGCTCAGAAACGTCCAGCCCCTGCATCTGCCTCCCCATCTCCTCGCTCTGCCAGTGGGTCTCCTCCACCGCCCCCAGCCAAAAAAGTCAATAGTGGTTCTGGCAGTCAGTCTCCAACCAAG ACTTCGGATGTTGAAGGtggtggaaagaaaaagaagaagaagaagaaggaaaagaaacacaagaaagagaagaaacacaaaaagcacaagaagcacaaaaaggaaaaaagcagcaCCGCTGTGACAGCAGAGACTCAAGAGAACCGCGGCGCCGAGGAGGATGGTGACTCACGAAAG GAATCAGACAGTGAAGTTGACGACAGCTTGGATGATCTGGAGAAGCACCTTCGAGAGAAGGCCCTGCGCTCAATGAGGAAGGCCCAGATATCTCCAACGCAGATGTCATGA
- the srrm1 gene encoding serine/arginine repetitive matrix protein 1 isoform X2 — protein MDAGFFRGTSAEQDNRFSNKQKKLLKQLKFAECLDKKVDMTKVNLEVIKPWITQRVTEILGFEDDVVIEFIFNQLEEKHPDSKMMQINLTGFLNGKNAREFMKDLWPLLLSAQENIAGIPSAFLEQKKEEIRQRQIEQEKLASLRKVDEDKKDKDTRERAQSKSPRRRKTRSPSPRRRSPAKRERKRSPSRSPRRKPSPVTESSPPPPLMQSSTRISQPPEEPDTSGKSPTEPVIQEASSTDDAVVESAVADSVSEVKDTEPGEKSLKKEERPRSRERDVRREKPHYRSRSRSHSRPRRRRSRSRSYSPRRRQSPRRRMSPRRRSPPRRGPTGSRHRHRRSPVRSSSSGSRSPKKPVKKVLTPPRKQVHRLDTSISPAAKDKRSPSPRARRGRGSPSPPRSSGLKQKQGGRDDFPPDYAKTRPSEGSESEEEQNEKGAAADSVQQRRQYRRQNQQSSSDSGSSSSEDEGPKRPTTGPGARNGEVRRRRSRTPSPRRRHRDASPRRRRSPSPGRRRRSPSPPRRRRSPSPLRRRSPSPPPRHRSLSPRRYSPPIQRRYSPSPLPPQKRKMSGSPTKRSSPGPKRRTSRSPKRRISPPPRRRSPPSSISPPRHRGGSPMLSSARPSRDTRSPVAGARRLSPSPANRSHAVRRSTSPQGRFASSSMSPSNQRRQQSPSHSSKLIRRVSRTPEPRNKRASPSPKHMRRASSRSVSPQPAAQKRPAPASASPSPRSASGSPPPPPAKKVNSGSGSQSPTKTSDVEGGGKKKKKKKKEKKHKKEKKHKKHKKHKKEKSSTAVTAETQENRGAEEDGDSRKESDSEVDDSLDDLEKHLREKALRSMRKAQISPTQMS, from the exons ATGGACGCGGGATTCTTCCGC ggtACGAGTGCGGAGCAAGACAACCGGTTCagcaacaagcagaaaaaactcctgaagcagctgaaattcGCAGAATGTCTGGACAAGAAG GTGGACATGACCAAAGTGAACCTAGAAGTCATCAAACCCTGGATTACCCAACGTGTGACAGAGATTCTGGGCTTTGAGGACGATGTGGTCATAGAGTTTATATTCAACCAACTTGAAGAAAAG CACCCTGATAGCAAGATGATGCAGATCAACCTGACAGGGTTCCTGAACGGGAAGAATGCCCGCGAGTTCATGAAAGACCTGTGGCCCCTGCTATTGAGTGCCCAAGAGAACATTGCTGGCATCCCCTCTGCTTTTCTGGaacaaaagaaagaggaaatCAGACAGAGACAG ATTGAACAAGAGAAACTTGCATCCCTGAGAAAGGTGGATGAGGATAAGAAGGATAAGGACACCAGAGAGAGGGCTCAGTCAAAGAGTCCAAGAAG GCGGAAGACGAGGTCACCATCACCGCGGCGAAGATCACCTGCAAAGCGGGAAAGGAAACGCAGCCCATCACGATCTCCAAGACGCAAACCCAGTCCAGTTACTGAGAGCTCACCCCCTCCACCTTTGATGCAGTCTTCCACAAGAATTTCACAACCGCCGGAGGAGCCAGATACATCCGGAAAAAGCCCAACAGAGCCAGTCATCCAAGAAGCTTCTTCTACTGA tgATGCTGTTGTAGAGTCTGCAGTTGCAGACTCTGTATCTGAGGTTAAAGATACAGAGCCCGGAGAAAAGTCTCTCAAGAAAGAAGAAAGGCCAAGGTCTCGTGAACGGGACGTGAGGAGAGAAAAACCTCATTACCGTTCTCGCTCCCGCTCTCATTCTCGCCCCCGCAGACGACGCTCCCGTTCAAG ATCTTACTCCCCTCGTAGAAGACAAAGTCCCAGGAGGAGAATGTCACCCCGTCGAAGGAGTCCTCCTCGGCGTGGCCCCACTGGTTCCAGACACCGACACAGGCGCTCTCCTGTCCGCAG CAGCTCCTCTGGTTCACGCTCACCTAAAAAACCTGTGAAAAAAGTATTGACACCACCTCGAAAGCAAGTCCATCGTCTCGACACCTCCATCAGCCCTGCAGCAAAGGACAAACGATCACCATCTCCACGGGCAAGAAGAGGTCGAGGCTCTCCTTCGCCTCCCAGATCATCAG ggttaaagcaaaaacaaggaGGAAGGGATGATTTTCCACCTGATTATGCAAAGACCAGACCGTCTGAGGGGTCTGAGTCCG AGGAGGAACAAAACGAAAAGGGGGCAGCAGCAGATTCGGTGCAGCAGAGACGTCAGTATCGCAGACAGAATCAGCAGTCTTCTTCAG ATTCAGGATCTTCCTCCTCAGAAGATGAGGGGCCCAAGAGACCAACCACGGGGCCTGGTGCCAGAAATGGTGAAGTCCGGAGGAGACGTAGCCGTACCCCCTCACCTCGTAGGCGACACAGGGATGCCTCCCCGAG GAGAAGACGTTCCCCGTCTCCTGGGCGCAGACGTCGCTCCCCCTCTCCCCCACGGCGTCGCAGATCTCCCTCTCCTCTTAGACGCAG gTCTCCTTCCCCACCACCTCGACATAGATCCTTGTCCCCCAGACGTTATTCCCCCCCTATTCAGCGTCGCTACAGCCCCTCACCTCTGCCTCCACAGAAGAGGAAGATGTCAGGTTCACCCACAAAACGCTCTTCTCCAGGTCCCAAGCGACGCACCTCTAGGTCTCCTAAACGCAGAATCTCTCCCCCACCGAGACGACGCTCTCCTCCTTCTTCTATTTCTCCACCTAGACACAGGGGGGGGAGCCCCATGCTGTCCTCTGCCAGGCCGAGCAGGGACACACGATCCCCCGTTGCAGGTGCCAGACGCCTCTCCCCATCGCCCGCGAACCGCAGTCACGCTGTTAGGCGATCCACTAGTCCCCAGGGACGCTTTGCTTCCTCGAGTATGTCTCCATCTAACCAGAGGAGACAACAGTCCCCTTCACACAGCAGTAAGCTCATCCGCAGGGTGTCTCGCACCCCAGAGCCACGCAACAAGAG AGCCTCACCAAGTCCTAAGCATATGAGGAGAGCGTCCTCCAGATCGGTTTCCCCTCAGCCAGCTGCTCAGAAACGTCCAGCCCCTGCATCTGCCTCCCCATCTCCTCGCTCTGCCAGTGGGTCTCCTCCACCGCCCCCAGCCAAAAAAGTCAATAGTGGTTCTGGCAGTCAGTCTCCAACCAAG ACTTCGGATGTTGAAGGtggtggaaagaaaaagaagaagaagaagaaggaaaagaaacacaagaaagagaagaaacacaaaaagcacaagaagcacaaaaaggaaaaaagcagcaCCGCTGTGACAGCAGAGACTCAAGAGAACCGCGGCGCCGAGGAGGATGGTGACTCACGAAAG GAATCAGACAGTGAAGTTGACGACAGCTTGGATGATCTGGAGAAGCACCTTCGAGAGAAGGCCCTGCGCTCAATGAGGAAGGCCCAGATATCTCCAACGCAGATGTCATGA
- the srrm1 gene encoding serine/arginine repetitive matrix protein 1 isoform X5 yields the protein MMQINLTGFLNGKNAREFMKDLWPLLLSAQENIAGIPSAFLEQKKEEIRQRQIEQEKLASLRKVDEDKKDKDTRERAQSKSPRRRKTRSPSPRRRSPAKRERKRSPSRSPRRKPSPVTESSPPPPLMQSSTRISQPPEEPDTSGKSPTEPVIQEASSTDDAVVESAVADSVSEVKDTEPGEKSLKKEERPRSRERDVRREKPHYRSRSRSHSRPRRRRSRSRSYSPRRRQSPRRRMSPRRRSPPRRGPTGSRHRHRRSPVRRRRSRSASSSGSSSSGSRSPKKPVKKVLTPPRKQVHRLDTSISPAAKDKRSPSPRARRGRGSPSPPRSSGLKQKQGGRDDFPPDYAKTRPSEGSESEEEQNEKGAAADSVQQRRQYRRQNQQSSSDSGSSSSEDEGPKRPTTGPGARNGEVRRRRSRTPSPRRRHRDASPRRRRSPSPGRRRRSPSPPRRRRSPSPLRRRSPSPPPRHRSLSPRRYSPPIQRRYSPSPLPPQKRKMSGSPTKRSSPGPKRRTSRSPKRRISPPPRRRSPPSSISPPRHRGGSPMLSSARPSRDTRSPVAGARRLSPSPANRSHAVRRSTSPQGRFASSSMSPSNQRRQQSPSHSSKLIRRVSRTPEPRNKRASPSPKHMRRASSRSVSPQPAAQKRPAPASASPSPRSASGSPPPPPAKKVNSGSGSQSPTKTSDVEGGGKKKKKKKKEKKHKKEKKHKKHKKHKKEKSSTAVTAETQENRGAEEDGDSRKESDSEVDDSLDDLEKHLREKALRSMRKAQISPTQMS from the exons ATGATGCAGATCAACCTGACAGGGTTCCTGAACGGGAAGAATGCCCGCGAGTTCATGAAAGACCTGTGGCCCCTGCTATTGAGTGCCCAAGAGAACATTGCTGGCATCCCCTCTGCTTTTCTGGaacaaaagaaagaggaaatCAGACAGAGACAG ATTGAACAAGAGAAACTTGCATCCCTGAGAAAGGTGGATGAGGATAAGAAGGATAAGGACACCAGAGAGAGGGCTCAGTCAAAGAGTCCAAGAAG GCGGAAGACGAGGTCACCATCACCGCGGCGAAGATCACCTGCAAAGCGGGAAAGGAAACGCAGCCCATCACGATCTCCAAGACGCAAACCCAGTCCAGTTACTGAGAGCTCACCCCCTCCACCTTTGATGCAGTCTTCCACAAGAATTTCACAACCGCCGGAGGAGCCAGATACATCCGGAAAAAGCCCAACAGAGCCAGTCATCCAAGAAGCTTCTTCTACTGA tgATGCTGTTGTAGAGTCTGCAGTTGCAGACTCTGTATCTGAGGTTAAAGATACAGAGCCCGGAGAAAAGTCTCTCAAGAAAGAAGAAAGGCCAAGGTCTCGTGAACGGGACGTGAGGAGAGAAAAACCTCATTACCGTTCTCGCTCCCGCTCTCATTCTCGCCCCCGCAGACGACGCTCCCGTTCAAG ATCTTACTCCCCTCGTAGAAGACAAAGTCCCAGGAGGAGAATGTCACCCCGTCGAAGGAGTCCTCCTCGGCGTGGCCCCACTGGTTCCAGACACCGACACAGGCGCTCTCCTGTCCGCAG GAGACGTTCTCGTTCTGCTTCATCTTCTGGCAGCAGCTCCTCTGGTTCACGCTCACCTAAAAAACCTGTGAAAAAAGTATTGACACCACCTCGAAAGCAAGTCCATCGTCTCGACACCTCCATCAGCCCTGCAGCAAAGGACAAACGATCACCATCTCCACGGGCAAGAAGAGGTCGAGGCTCTCCTTCGCCTCCCAGATCATCAG ggttaaagcaaaaacaaggaGGAAGGGATGATTTTCCACCTGATTATGCAAAGACCAGACCGTCTGAGGGGTCTGAGTCCG AGGAGGAACAAAACGAAAAGGGGGCAGCAGCAGATTCGGTGCAGCAGAGACGTCAGTATCGCAGACAGAATCAGCAGTCTTCTTCAG ATTCAGGATCTTCCTCCTCAGAAGATGAGGGGCCCAAGAGACCAACCACGGGGCCTGGTGCCAGAAATGGTGAAGTCCGGAGGAGACGTAGCCGTACCCCCTCACCTCGTAGGCGACACAGGGATGCCTCCCCGAG GAGAAGACGTTCCCCGTCTCCTGGGCGCAGACGTCGCTCCCCCTCTCCCCCACGGCGTCGCAGATCTCCCTCTCCTCTTAGACGCAG gTCTCCTTCCCCACCACCTCGACATAGATCCTTGTCCCCCAGACGTTATTCCCCCCCTATTCAGCGTCGCTACAGCCCCTCACCTCTGCCTCCACAGAAGAGGAAGATGTCAGGTTCACCCACAAAACGCTCTTCTCCAGGTCCCAAGCGACGCACCTCTAGGTCTCCTAAACGCAGAATCTCTCCCCCACCGAGACGACGCTCTCCTCCTTCTTCTATTTCTCCACCTAGACACAGGGGGGGGAGCCCCATGCTGTCCTCTGCCAGGCCGAGCAGGGACACACGATCCCCCGTTGCAGGTGCCAGACGCCTCTCCCCATCGCCCGCGAACCGCAGTCACGCTGTTAGGCGATCCACTAGTCCCCAGGGACGCTTTGCTTCCTCGAGTATGTCTCCATCTAACCAGAGGAGACAACAGTCCCCTTCACACAGCAGTAAGCTCATCCGCAGGGTGTCTCGCACCCCAGAGCCACGCAACAAGAG AGCCTCACCAAGTCCTAAGCATATGAGGAGAGCGTCCTCCAGATCGGTTTCCCCTCAGCCAGCTGCTCAGAAACGTCCAGCCCCTGCATCTGCCTCCCCATCTCCTCGCTCTGCCAGTGGGTCTCCTCCACCGCCCCCAGCCAAAAAAGTCAATAGTGGTTCTGGCAGTCAGTCTCCAACCAAG ACTTCGGATGTTGAAGGtggtggaaagaaaaagaagaagaagaagaaggaaaagaaacacaagaaagagaagaaacacaaaaagcacaagaagcacaaaaaggaaaaaagcagcaCCGCTGTGACAGCAGAGACTCAAGAGAACCGCGGCGCCGAGGAGGATGGTGACTCACGAAAG GAATCAGACAGTGAAGTTGACGACAGCTTGGATGATCTGGAGAAGCACCTTCGAGAGAAGGCCCTGCGCTCAATGAGGAAGGCCCAGATATCTCCAACGCAGATGTCATGA